The following are encoded together in the Streptomyces sp. NBC_01465 genome:
- a CDS encoding ABC transporter ATP-binding protein, whose protein sequence is MAETSTETRPEAVATEPTVVCDDVHIVYKIQGAGSGRGSATSALSRIVSRKERPGVREVHAVKGVSFVAHKGEAIGLIGSNGSGKSTLLKAIAGLLPTEKGKIFTNGQPSLLGVNAALMSDLTGERNVILGGLAMGMSREEVRDRYQNIVDFSGINEKGDFISLPMRTYSSGMGARLRFSIAAAKNHDVLMIDEALATGDARFQRRSQERIAELRKEAGTVFVVSHSNASIRETCERVIWLESGTLLMDGPADEVLAAYENHNRS, encoded by the coding sequence GTGGCTGAGACCAGTACAGAGACCCGCCCGGAGGCGGTCGCGACGGAGCCGACGGTCGTCTGCGACGACGTCCACATCGTCTACAAGATCCAGGGCGCGGGCTCCGGAAGGGGCAGCGCCACCTCGGCCCTCAGCCGGATCGTCTCCCGCAAGGAGCGTCCGGGCGTACGCGAGGTGCACGCCGTCAAGGGCGTCAGCTTCGTCGCGCACAAGGGCGAGGCGATCGGACTGATCGGCTCCAACGGGTCGGGGAAATCAACCCTCCTGAAGGCCATCGCCGGTCTGCTCCCGACCGAGAAGGGCAAAATCTTCACCAACGGCCAGCCCTCGCTCCTGGGCGTCAACGCCGCCCTGATGAGCGATCTGACCGGCGAGCGCAATGTCATCCTCGGCGGTCTCGCGATGGGCATGTCCCGCGAGGAGGTCCGCGACCGCTACCAGAACATCGTCGACTTCTCCGGGATCAACGAGAAGGGCGACTTCATCTCGCTGCCCATGCGCACGTACTCCTCCGGCATGGGCGCACGGCTCCGCTTCTCCATCGCGGCCGCCAAGAACCACGACGTCCTGATGATCGACGAGGCACTGGCCACCGGCGACGCCCGCTTCCAGCGCCGCAGCCAGGAACGCATCGCCGAGCTGCGCAAGGAGGCCGGCACGGTCTTCGTCGTCAGCCACAGCAACGCCTCGATCCGCGAGACCTGCGAGCGGGTCATCTGGCTGGAGAGCGGCACCCTGCTGATGGACGGCCCGGCCGACGAGGTCCTGGCCGCGTACGAGAACCACAACCGCAGCTAG
- a CDS encoding ABC transporter permease translates to MTPPAPQPAMDAQPPQDLTAYAIAHGLTVSGARPSLISYVKQIWSRRHFITTFATAKLTAQYSQAKMGQIWQVMTPLLNAAVYYFIFGILMNTKRGIPDFLPWLVCGVFVWTFTSQSIMAGTRSLSSNMGLVRALHFPRASLPIAYAIQQLQQLLFSMGALVVILAFVGEYPKMSWLIALPALLLQALFNTGLSLVMARVASKTPDIAQLMPFVLRTWMYISGVMWSIDKVTKGDHLPHLVTLALQCNPAAVYIDLMRFALIDSVTAKDLPPHVWAIAAGWALLAALGGFIYFWKAEERYGRG, encoded by the coding sequence ATGACACCGCCGGCCCCTCAGCCGGCCATGGACGCGCAGCCGCCGCAGGACCTGACCGCCTATGCGATCGCGCACGGTCTGACCGTCAGCGGGGCCCGGCCCTCCCTCATCTCGTACGTGAAGCAGATCTGGAGCCGGCGCCACTTCATCACCACCTTCGCCACCGCCAAGCTGACCGCGCAGTACAGCCAGGCGAAGATGGGCCAGATCTGGCAGGTCATGACGCCGCTGCTCAACGCGGCCGTCTACTACTTCATCTTCGGCATCCTGATGAACACCAAGCGCGGGATCCCCGACTTCCTGCCCTGGCTGGTCTGCGGCGTCTTCGTCTGGACCTTCACCAGCCAGTCGATCATGGCGGGCACGCGCTCCCTCAGCAGCAACATGGGCCTGGTGCGGGCGCTGCACTTCCCGCGCGCCTCGCTCCCGATCGCGTACGCCATCCAGCAGCTCCAGCAACTGCTGTTCTCCATGGGCGCGCTGGTCGTGATCCTGGCCTTCGTCGGCGAGTACCCGAAGATGTCCTGGCTCATCGCACTGCCCGCGCTGCTCCTGCAGGCGCTCTTCAACACCGGGCTTTCGCTGGTCATGGCCCGGGTCGCGAGCAAGACGCCCGACATCGCGCAGCTGATGCCCTTCGTCCTGCGTACCTGGATGTACATCTCCGGCGTCATGTGGTCCATCGACAAGGTCACCAAGGGCGACCACCTCCCGCACCTCGTCACGCTCGCCCTGCAGTGCAACCCGGCCGCCGTGTACATCGACCTGATGCGCTTCGCGCTGATCGACAGCGTCACGGCGAAGGACCTCCCGCCGCACGTCTGGGCGATCGCGGCCGGCTGGGCGCTGCTCGCGGCGCTCGGCGGGTTCATCTACTTCTGGAAGGCAGAGGAGCGGTACGGCCGTGGCTGA
- a CDS encoding TetR/AcrR family transcriptional regulator has product MTTTDPKAARRAPAGAAVLREDVTDAIRAAVFEELATVGFSKMSIEGIARRAGVGKTAVYRRWKSKLHLVLDLVSAFAVQGLPAPATGSLHGDVRALLEVASHALRHPVASQVIPDLLVEAARNPEIANTIKEALLDSQQGLAAAVVRDAVARGDLPESTDPERALELIIGPLYWRAIVVRDALPKGYLDGLAKAAVAALKA; this is encoded by the coding sequence ATGACGACGACCGACCCCAAAGCCGCACGTCGAGCGCCTGCCGGCGCCGCCGTGCTCCGCGAGGACGTGACGGACGCCATTCGGGCCGCTGTCTTCGAGGAGCTGGCGACCGTCGGGTTCTCGAAGATGTCGATCGAGGGCATCGCCCGCAGGGCCGGGGTCGGGAAGACGGCCGTCTACCGCCGCTGGAAGTCCAAGCTGCACCTGGTGCTCGACCTGGTCTCGGCCTTCGCCGTGCAGGGGCTGCCGGCGCCCGCGACCGGTTCGCTCCACGGCGACGTACGGGCCCTCCTGGAGGTCGCCTCGCACGCCCTGCGCCACCCGGTCGCCTCCCAGGTCATCCCCGACCTGCTCGTCGAGGCGGCCCGCAACCCCGAGATCGCCAACACGATCAAGGAAGCGCTGCTCGACAGTCAGCAGGGGCTGGCCGCGGCCGTCGTCCGTGACGCGGTGGCGCGCGGCGACCTGCCGGAGTCGACCGACCCGGAGCGCGCCCTGGAGCTGATCATCGGGCCGCTGTACTGGCGGGCCATCGTCGTACGCGACGCCCTGCCCAAGGGGTATCTGGACGGCCTGGCCAAGGCCGCGGTCGCAGCGCTCAAAGCCTGA
- a CDS encoding glycosyltransferase, whose protein sequence is MKPRLSVVVPIFNVEEYLEECLRSIAEQTVRDLEVVLVDDGSTDLSGVIAEKFAAADPRFRYVKQENAGLSAARNAGVRHTSGSVPYLTFVDSDDIVVHDAYERMLASLETTGSDFATGNVWRLDGRGRHQAWQYKWLGASRERTHITRDPQLLADRVAWNKVFRRDFWDRHQFAFPEGKLYEDTPVMIPAHYRAETVDVLAGHVYYWRVREGSITQRRTDVKGVRDRIDVCAEVSRFLGGERASAAEKRVYDVSCLRDDFVYFLEGLPMGGPEYREAFMAGAADFMGAADPTIVDDLSADLRIKWRLVREGRLQELLDVLVFEQEHGKGTFEVRGLPWLRRAAFPGVAATERLRSGELPVAVRLLGAEWQPDGRLRLRGTAAIRNLPAGRTPKLGMAREAGGRKMRRLRLRKGGAPGSFEMTVDPLALPVGEWLLGVVAGRREVVRRAAVRPLEASAAQPLVKELGHGWRGLLDFREGRASVTVRQCAARVDGHRLDGDRLELTGQLFSGARPTALRIQHPSGEREFSYHVDGAADTFSTRIPLRHLTAPPTHTPRLPKEVEPPHTTHWRVRLVLPDGTEQPVAAALGLAPGRYDDVCATADAAGDLRLEVTRQAIVDVLRWERGELRLSGTYGGDGEGDLELRAEDGGEVTHAAVTRDGGRFTAKAPAPTAPGRWHAYLDGMPVRALTPVGAALPAEHTDETWELTADRRHGDRLVIDAANTAGTPPGGTTPSGHGPVEQQTPAPRDGGTEPSTVTPAPQAAVPTPTAGAGSASRAASEPGPGPGAPGSPTSVQP, encoded by the coding sequence GTGAAGCCACGTCTGAGCGTCGTCGTGCCCATTTTCAACGTCGAGGAGTACCTGGAGGAGTGCCTGCGGTCGATTGCCGAGCAGACCGTCCGGGATCTGGAGGTGGTGCTCGTCGACGACGGGTCCACCGATCTGAGCGGGGTGATCGCGGAGAAGTTCGCGGCCGCCGATCCGCGGTTCCGGTACGTGAAGCAGGAGAACGCCGGGCTGAGCGCGGCGCGCAACGCGGGGGTGCGGCACACGTCGGGTTCGGTCCCGTATCTGACGTTCGTCGACAGTGACGACATCGTCGTGCACGACGCGTACGAGCGGATGCTGGCGTCCCTGGAGACCACGGGGTCCGACTTCGCGACCGGCAATGTGTGGCGCCTCGACGGGCGCGGCCGCCACCAGGCCTGGCAGTACAAGTGGCTCGGCGCCTCGCGCGAGCGCACCCACATCACGCGCGATCCGCAGCTCCTCGCCGACCGGGTCGCCTGGAACAAGGTCTTCCGGCGGGACTTCTGGGACCGGCACCAATTCGCCTTCCCGGAAGGGAAGTTGTACGAGGACACCCCGGTGATGATCCCGGCGCACTACCGGGCGGAGACGGTCGACGTGCTCGCCGGGCACGTCTACTACTGGCGCGTGCGGGAGGGGTCGATCACGCAGCGCCGTACGGACGTGAAGGGCGTACGCGACCGGATCGACGTCTGCGCCGAGGTCAGCCGCTTCCTGGGCGGGGAGCGGGCGTCGGCGGCCGAGAAGCGGGTCTACGACGTGTCATGCCTGCGCGACGACTTCGTCTACTTCCTGGAGGGGCTGCCGATGGGCGGCCCGGAGTACCGCGAGGCGTTCATGGCGGGGGCCGCGGACTTCATGGGGGCGGCCGACCCGACGATCGTCGACGACCTCTCGGCGGATCTGCGGATCAAGTGGCGGCTGGTGCGGGAGGGGCGGCTGCAGGAGCTCCTGGACGTCCTCGTCTTCGAGCAGGAGCACGGCAAGGGGACGTTCGAGGTGCGCGGCCTGCCGTGGCTCAGGCGGGCGGCCTTCCCCGGGGTCGCGGCGACGGAGCGGCTGCGGTCCGGCGAACTCCCCGTGGCAGTACGGCTGTTGGGGGCGGAGTGGCAGCCCGACGGCAGGCTGCGTCTGCGCGGAACGGCAGCGATCCGCAACCTCCCCGCCGGACGCACCCCGAAGCTGGGCATGGCGCGCGAGGCGGGCGGCCGGAAGATGCGGCGGCTGCGGCTGCGCAAGGGCGGCGCCCCCGGCTCCTTCGAGATGACGGTGGACCCCCTCGCCCTCCCGGTCGGCGAGTGGCTGCTCGGGGTGGTGGCCGGCCGCCGCGAGGTGGTGCGCCGGGCCGCCGTACGCCCCCTGGAGGCGTCCGCGGCGCAGCCGCTGGTGAAGGAACTCGGCCACGGCTGGCGGGGGTTGCTGGACTTCCGGGAGGGGCGGGCGTCGGTGACCGTACGGCAGTGCGCGGCACGCGTGGACGGACACCGCCTGGACGGCGACCGCCTGGAGCTGACGGGCCAGCTCTTCAGCGGCGCCCGCCCTACGGCGCTGCGCATCCAACACCCCTCCGGTGAAAGGGAGTTCAGCTACCACGTGGACGGCGCGGCGGACACCTTCTCGACCCGCATCCCGCTACGGCACCTCACGGCACCCCCCACCCACACTCCCCGCCTCCCGAAGGAGGTCGAGCCCCCGCACACGACGCACTGGCGGGTCCGCCTGGTCCTGCCGGACGGCACGGAACAGCCCGTGGCGGCCGCACTCGGCCTGGCCCCGGGCCGATACGACGACGTGTGCGCGACCGCGGACGCGGCAGGGGACCTCCGTCTGGAGGTGACGCGGCAGGCGATCGTCGACGTACTGCGGTGGGAGCGCGGGGAGCTGCGCCTGTCGGGGACGTACGGCGGCGACGGCGAGGGCGACCTGGAACTGCGCGCGGAGGACGGCGGCGAGGTGACGCACGCGGCGGTCACGCGAGACGGAGGCCGCTTCACGGCGAAGGCCCCCGCACCGACGGCACCGGGCCGCTGGCACGCGTACCTGGACGGGATGCCGGTACGGGCCCTGACGCCGGTCGGGGCCGCGCTGCCGGCCGAACACACGGACGAGACATGGGAGTTGACGGCTGACCGCCGCCACGGCGACCGCCTCGTGATCGACGCGGCCAACACCGCCGGCACACCCCCGGGCGGGACAACGCCTAGCGGGCACGGGCCCGTCGAGCAGCAGACCCCGGCCCCCCGAGACGGAGGCACAGAACCGAGCACGGTGACACCCGCACCGCAGGCAGCTGTCCCGACCCCGACGGCCGGCGCGGGGTCCGCATCGCGGGCCGCGTCCGAACCCGGCCCCGGCCCCGGAGCACCGGGCTCCCCCACCTCCGTCCAGCCGTGA